A genomic region of Arvicola amphibius chromosome 7, mArvAmp1.2, whole genome shotgun sequence contains the following coding sequences:
- the Arl5a gene encoding ADP-ribosylation factor-like protein 5A isoform X1, which produces MGILFTRIWRLFNHQEHKVIIVGLDNAGKTTILYQFSMNEVVHTSPTIGSNVEEIVVNNTRFLMWDIGGQESLRSSWNTYYTNTEFVIVVVDSTDRERISVTREELYKMLAHEDLRKAGLLIFANKQDVKECMTVAEISQFLKLTSIKDHQWHIQACCALTGEGLCQGLEWMMSRLKIR; this is translated from the exons ATGGGAATTCTCTTCACCCGGATCTGGAGGCTGTTCAATCACCAGG AGCACAAAGTTATCATTGTTGGGCTGGATAATGCGGGGAAAACCACCATCCTTTACCAGTT TTCCATGAATGAAGTTGTACATACATCCCCCACAATAGGAAGTAACGTGGAAGAGATCGTGGTTAATAATACCCGTTTCCTGATGTGGGATATTGGTGGTCAAGAGTCTCTTCGTTCTTCCTGGAACACTTACTATACTAACACTGAG TTTGTAATAGTTGTTGtggacagcacagacagagagaggatttCTGTAACTAGAGAAGAGCTCTACAAAATGCTAGCCCATGAG GATCTAAGAAAAGCCGGATTGCTGATTTTTGCCAATAAACAAGATGTTAAAGAATGCATGACGGTAGCAGAGATCTCTCAGTTTTTGAAGCTAACGTCTATAAAAGACCACCAGTGGCATATCCAAGCATGCTGCGCTCTTACTGGCGAGGG ATTATGCCAAGGTCTTGAGTGGATGATGTCACGGCTGAAGATCAGATGA
- the Arl5a gene encoding ADP-ribosylation factor-like protein 5A isoform X2, translated as MNEVVHTSPTIGSNVEEIVVNNTRFLMWDIGGQESLRSSWNTYYTNTEFVIVVVDSTDRERISVTREELYKMLAHEDLRKAGLLIFANKQDVKECMTVAEISQFLKLTSIKDHQWHIQACCALTGEGLCQGLEWMMSRLKIR; from the exons ATGAATGAAGTTGTACATACATCCCCCACAATAGGAAGTAACGTGGAAGAGATCGTGGTTAATAATACCCGTTTCCTGATGTGGGATATTGGTGGTCAAGAGTCTCTTCGTTCTTCCTGGAACACTTACTATACTAACACTGAG TTTGTAATAGTTGTTGtggacagcacagacagagagaggatttCTGTAACTAGAGAAGAGCTCTACAAAATGCTAGCCCATGAG GATCTAAGAAAAGCCGGATTGCTGATTTTTGCCAATAAACAAGATGTTAAAGAATGCATGACGGTAGCAGAGATCTCTCAGTTTTTGAAGCTAACGTCTATAAAAGACCACCAGTGGCATATCCAAGCATGCTGCGCTCTTACTGGCGAGGG ATTATGCCAAGGTCTTGAGTGGATGATGTCACGGCTGAAGATCAGATGA